From Streptomyces sp. TLI_105, the proteins below share one genomic window:
- a CDS encoding ricin-type beta-trefoil lectin domain protein translates to MPAAQAAPVKLDFDRIWQPPKTPLPHTASIPGTTAKKRGPVAPPHAVPKRATAAAALPAVTALSGTALPTKAPARAGRLPVWVGPATKAPKAPLPAVTVVREDGTAARAAGVHGLLFSVAAVDAATGRDAHGTVPVQVGLDLAELQRATGGQFAARGRLVALPACAATTPELASCRVRTPLAAHYDKATGRLTADLAVPALAAAPARVTGGATRSPLLASAGGASAPSSAPMLLAAETGSAGGGGDYKASGLTPSSAWAAGGSSGALTYSYPFQLPPALGGQAPSLALGYDSSSVDGRTSATNAQASWIGDGWDLNPGFIERTYKPCDKAGITHSGDLCWGGFNTSLSLGSHSGPLVRVATGAAGTDAATGVWRLKNDDGTKIEFGSGAANGVQDGAYAKVTDTAGTVYYFGVNHLPGGDKSDPATNSVSGVPVYSPKSGDPCYDPAKGNASWCTMWQRLQLDHVVDAHGNLTTYTWAPETNYYARGGGQNPGAGTLTAYTRANTLASVAYGQRLSDQVAAKGGLQPAVRVTLGTAERCLDTAVCDPSQRTEANKNNWPDVPVDQECKGSGTCSNLSPTFFTTRRLASVLTQVRVNNVWQDVDSYVLKHSFPDPKDATSQKALWLDSIQRTGKAGSPAITLPAVTFVPVMLANRVDGTDLVPAPPLMDRPRIQQIKNETGGVLNVDYNLPACSRLNHVMPSAEDDNTMACYPVRWTPPGSVAGSDPVLDWFNHYTVASITENDTTTDAPQKTSRYAYGPAGWHRDDSEFTDPKSRTWGEFRGFATVTATTGSGNDGPKSQTRTTYRQGMNGDVRKDGSTRGVQLTDALGRSVPDNDWLSGQVLQTETYDQAGGSVVSRSVSAASGEVTTATHARGSGLPDLVARYTATTSTVTDQGKKADGNWRSTVTTTTTDPTHNNRAVTTLEQAEGLPDLCTRAGYATGPDAQVSGLVAEQTVVSGTDACTAVATAANTVARTRTSYDNLPNGQAAATGDATKAEVLERYEADGTPFFVPTAITTYDAYGRTASVKDPNSKDTQHPDGAVTTTSYTPAATGELPSTLTVAAPVPGSTGTWDSVTTMDVRRNLALTVKDQNLKTTTETYDALGRLTGVWLPGRTPAANPNANMTFGYAVSNQAGVPSTTTTDKLTKDGETPVYVKSVDILDGFARTRQTQTSPANPAYTGRLVSDTLLDSQGRTRTANAPWYNGVSGPTGTLLPSAESTIPSQTRTTYDGLGRAVVTASWSLGVEQSRTTTDFKGVDRTDVVPPKGAAPTTTLTDGRGRTTELWQYTTPTATGLPADATVTRYTYTVDGSPLTRKDAVGNTWSYGYDQRGRQISASDPDTGTTTQTWDAAGRLGSTTNGKGQTVTFTYDLIGRKAGMFDGTAPTADKQLAAWTFDTATAGKGKPASSTRYVGGTGGQAYTTTIKGYDDGYRVTGSTVSIPGTDAGLASGTFSYTTSTVYDKITGSPKETVLPALGGLPMDDVVYSYNDYGQMFKYAGATTYDTQTEYDAFGRPIRSTVNPWATQVVSTTDYDQATGRVKQHFVDKQTSTTGAVQQTGYTYNDAGQVTSITGIADNTPSQTDRQCFTYDALGRLTTAWTDKGGLTAPEAGQTQDQGGCATTTPTATNIGGPAPYWQDYGYDLTGNRTRQVSHDPAGDTTKDVTTTQTFNAPGTVNTPTTAPTTGGGTGGPHALLTSTAKTATTTNNDNFQYDAVGNTTSFRAGKAGTSSLTWNTEGKLASLTTATQIKGIGGKCMDMQGGSTTNGNPVQIYTCNSGAGQRFATARDRLSTADKCLQAMGTAAGSPVQIQPCDGTAAQTWTARPDTTFYNPASGRCLAVPGDVTTDGTDLVLGDCATTVPTGQKWTVPDTTTTYVYDADGNQLVRRNPGKTTISLGTDELTVDTASANKTQTGTRYYPIPGGMTIVRTGAGTATGAFVVQTADHHGTNGLSIDLSTLTATRRPTDPFGNARGTQPSAWAGDKGFVGGTKDTATGLTNLGARQYQPGTGRFISTDPLLNSGDPQSWNGYAYADNNPVTNSDPDGRMCLHGSPGGGKDGICAGVKTTKDHFGDTDGVIGDGSNNCTQAYCMDHALRMEDEADENGAWNVAPNQPLFGHSGHMSPAKKAYNQARKAERVAKEHAAARLLGAARWKIAEDYMYEEIMRNLRSSTFQTISDGLSVGDDPVTSAGAEAVATFLWFKKVRAGADWDHKPKLAAMMGLSTSSDYNFMIPGTGDEMYYDIWSNVHYGFVGMAAGFGEGRLEDGPQAPFPGMEIFTGDTDAGDIASVRGGIDMFKRYGSNMTREQFHQGVMDTVAAMKEANAPQFHRGNG, encoded by the coding sequence GTGCCGGCGGCCCAGGCCGCTCCGGTGAAGCTGGACTTCGACAGAATCTGGCAGCCGCCGAAGACGCCGCTGCCCCACACCGCCTCGATACCGGGGACCACGGCGAAGAAGCGCGGCCCGGTGGCCCCGCCGCACGCGGTGCCGAAGCGGGCCACGGCGGCCGCCGCCCTACCGGCCGTCACCGCGCTGAGCGGCACCGCGCTGCCCACGAAGGCCCCGGCCCGCGCCGGACGACTCCCCGTGTGGGTGGGCCCCGCCACGAAGGCGCCCAAGGCCCCGCTGCCCGCGGTGACCGTAGTACGCGAGGACGGCACGGCGGCCCGCGCCGCAGGCGTGCACGGCCTCCTGTTCTCCGTTGCCGCGGTCGACGCCGCGACCGGCCGGGACGCGCACGGCACGGTGCCGGTCCAGGTCGGCCTCGACCTGGCAGAGCTCCAGCGCGCCACCGGCGGGCAGTTCGCTGCGCGCGGCCGCCTGGTGGCGCTGCCCGCGTGTGCCGCGACCACCCCCGAGCTGGCGTCCTGCCGGGTCCGTACCCCGCTGGCCGCCCACTACGACAAGGCCACCGGCCGGCTGACCGCCGACCTCGCCGTGCCCGCCCTGGCGGCCGCGCCCGCCCGGGTCACCGGCGGCGCGACCCGCTCGCCGCTGCTCGCGTCGGCGGGCGGCGCGAGCGCCCCGAGCAGCGCTCCGATGCTGCTCGCCGCCGAGACCGGTTCCGCGGGCGGCGGCGGCGACTACAAGGCGTCCGGCCTCACGCCGTCCTCGGCCTGGGCGGCGGGTGGCTCCTCGGGCGCGCTGACCTACAGCTATCCGTTCCAACTGCCGCCGGCCCTCGGCGGCCAGGCGCCGTCCCTCGCGCTGGGCTACGACTCCTCCTCGGTGGACGGCCGTACCTCCGCCACCAACGCCCAGGCGTCCTGGATCGGCGACGGCTGGGACCTCAACCCCGGCTTCATCGAGCGCACCTACAAGCCCTGCGACAAGGCGGGCATCACCCACTCCGGTGACCTGTGCTGGGGCGGCTTCAACACGAGCCTCTCGCTCGGCAGCCACTCCGGGCCGCTCGTCCGGGTCGCCACCGGTGCGGCCGGCACGGACGCGGCGACCGGTGTGTGGCGGCTGAAGAACGACGACGGCACGAAGATCGAGTTCGGCTCGGGCGCCGCCAACGGCGTCCAGGACGGCGCCTACGCCAAGGTCACCGACACCGCCGGCACCGTCTACTACTTCGGCGTCAACCACCTGCCCGGCGGCGACAAGAGCGATCCGGCGACGAACTCCGTCTCCGGCGTGCCCGTGTACTCCCCGAAGTCCGGCGACCCGTGCTACGACCCGGCCAAGGGCAACGCCTCCTGGTGCACGATGTGGCAGCGCCTCCAGCTGGACCACGTCGTCGACGCCCACGGCAACCTGACGACGTACACCTGGGCGCCCGAGACCAACTACTACGCGCGGGGCGGCGGCCAGAACCCGGGCGCCGGCACGCTCACCGCGTACACCCGCGCCAACACCCTGGCCTCGGTCGCCTACGGCCAGCGCCTGTCCGATCAGGTCGCGGCCAAGGGCGGCCTCCAGCCCGCCGTCCGGGTGACGCTCGGCACCGCCGAGCGCTGCCTCGACACGGCCGTCTGCGACCCCTCGCAGCGCACCGAGGCGAACAAGAACAACTGGCCCGACGTCCCGGTCGACCAGGAGTGCAAGGGCTCCGGCACCTGCTCCAACCTGTCGCCGACCTTCTTCACCACCCGCCGGCTGGCCTCCGTCCTGACGCAGGTCCGGGTGAACAACGTCTGGCAGGACGTCGACTCCTACGTCCTGAAGCACTCGTTCCCCGACCCGAAGGACGCCACCAGCCAGAAGGCCCTGTGGCTCGACTCGATCCAGCGCACCGGCAAGGCCGGCAGCCCGGCGATCACGCTGCCCGCGGTGACCTTCGTCCCGGTGATGCTCGCGAACCGGGTCGACGGCACCGACCTCGTCCCCGCGCCGCCGCTGATGGACCGGCCGCGCATCCAGCAGATCAAGAACGAGACCGGCGGCGTCCTCAACGTCGACTACAACCTGCCGGCGTGCTCGCGCCTGAACCATGTGATGCCGTCCGCCGAGGACGACAACACCATGGCCTGCTACCCGGTCCGCTGGACCCCGCCCGGCTCGGTCGCCGGCTCGGACCCCGTCCTCGACTGGTTCAACCACTACACCGTCGCCTCGATCACCGAGAACGACACCACGACCGACGCCCCGCAGAAGACCAGCCGCTACGCCTACGGCCCGGCCGGCTGGCACCGGGACGACAGCGAGTTCACCGACCCCAAGTCCCGGACCTGGGGCGAATTCCGCGGCTTCGCCACCGTGACCGCCACCACCGGCAGCGGCAACGACGGCCCCAAGTCGCAGACCCGCACCACCTACCGGCAGGGCATGAACGGTGACGTCCGCAAGGACGGCTCCACCCGCGGCGTCCAGCTCACGGACGCCCTCGGCCGGTCCGTCCCCGACAACGACTGGCTCAGCGGCCAGGTGCTCCAGACCGAGACGTACGACCAGGCGGGCGGCAGCGTCGTCAGCCGCAGCGTCTCCGCCGCCTCGGGCGAGGTGACGACCGCGACCCACGCGCGCGGCTCCGGCCTGCCCGACCTCGTCGCCCGCTACACCGCCACCACCAGCACCGTCACCGACCAGGGCAAGAAGGCCGACGGCAACTGGCGGTCCACGGTCACCACCACCACGACCGACCCGACGCACAACAACCGGGCCGTCACCACCCTGGAACAGGCCGAGGGCCTCCCGGACCTGTGCACCCGCGCGGGCTACGCCACGGGCCCCGACGCCCAGGTGAGCGGCCTGGTCGCCGAGCAGACCGTGGTCTCCGGCACGGACGCCTGCACCGCGGTCGCCACGGCCGCCAACACCGTCGCCCGCACCCGTACCTCCTACGACAACCTGCCGAACGGGCAGGCGGCCGCCACCGGCGACGCCACGAAGGCGGAGGTCCTGGAGCGCTACGAGGCGGACGGCACGCCCTTCTTCGTGCCGACCGCGATCACCACCTACGACGCCTACGGCCGGACCGCCTCGGTCAAGGACCCGAACAGCAAGGACACCCAGCACCCGGACGGGGCCGTCACCACGACCTCGTACACGCCCGCCGCGACCGGCGAGCTGCCCTCCACGCTGACGGTCGCCGCCCCCGTGCCCGGCTCGACGGGCACCTGGGACAGCGTCACCACCATGGACGTCCGGCGCAACCTGGCCCTGACCGTCAAGGACCAGAACCTCAAGACGACCACGGAGACGTACGACGCGCTCGGCCGGCTCACCGGCGTCTGGCTGCCCGGTCGCACCCCGGCGGCCAACCCGAACGCGAACATGACGTTCGGGTACGCGGTCTCCAACCAGGCCGGTGTCCCGTCGACGACCACCACCGACAAGCTGACGAAGGACGGCGAGACACCGGTCTACGTCAAGAGCGTCGACATCCTCGACGGCTTCGCCCGGACGCGGCAGACGCAGACGTCACCGGCCAACCCCGCCTACACCGGCCGGCTGGTCTCCGACACGCTGCTCGACTCGCAGGGCCGCACGAGGACGGCCAACGCGCCCTGGTACAACGGCGTGTCGGGCCCGACCGGCACGCTGCTGCCCTCGGCGGAGAGCACGATCCCGTCGCAGACGCGCACCACGTACGACGGCCTGGGCCGCGCCGTGGTCACCGCCTCCTGGTCGCTGGGCGTGGAGCAGTCCCGGACCACGACCGACTTCAAGGGCGTCGACCGGACGGACGTCGTGCCCCCGAAGGGCGCCGCGCCGACCACGACCCTCACCGACGGCCGAGGCCGCACCACGGAGCTGTGGCAGTACACCACTCCCACCGCGACGGGCCTGCCGGCCGACGCCACCGTCACGCGCTACACGTACACGGTGGACGGCAGCCCGCTCACCCGCAAGGACGCGGTGGGCAACACCTGGTCATACGGCTACGACCAGCGCGGTCGCCAGATCAGCGCGTCCGACCCCGACACCGGCACGACCACGCAGACGTGGGACGCCGCCGGACGGCTCGGCAGCACCACCAACGGCAAGGGCCAGACGGTCACCTTCACCTACGACCTGATCGGCCGGAAGGCCGGCATGTTCGACGGCACCGCCCCGACCGCCGACAAGCAGCTCGCGGCGTGGACCTTCGACACCGCGACGGCCGGCAAGGGCAAGCCCGCCTCGTCGACGCGCTACGTCGGCGGCACCGGCGGCCAGGCGTACACCACCACGATCAAGGGGTACGACGACGGCTACCGCGTCACCGGATCCACGGTGAGCATCCCCGGCACGGACGCCGGACTGGCCTCGGGCACGTTCTCGTACACGACCAGCACGGTCTACGACAAGATCACCGGCAGCCCCAAGGAGACGGTGCTCCCGGCGCTCGGCGGCCTCCCGATGGACGACGTCGTGTACTCGTACAACGACTACGGCCAGATGTTCAAGTACGCGGGCGCGACGACGTACGACACGCAGACGGAGTACGACGCCTTCGGACGTCCGATCCGCTCGACCGTCAACCCGTGGGCCACGCAGGTCGTCTCCACCACCGACTACGACCAGGCCACCGGCCGGGTCAAGCAGCATTTCGTCGACAAGCAGACGTCCACCACGGGCGCCGTCCAGCAGACCGGCTACACCTACAACGACGCCGGCCAGGTCACCTCGATCACCGGCATCGCCGACAACACCCCGTCCCAGACCGACCGCCAGTGCTTCACCTACGACGCGCTCGGCCGGCTCACGACGGCCTGGACCGACAAGGGCGGCCTGACCGCCCCGGAGGCGGGACAGACCCAGGACCAGGGCGGCTGCGCCACGACCACGCCGACCGCCACGAACATCGGCGGCCCGGCACCGTACTGGCAGGACTACGGCTACGACCTGACGGGCAACCGCACCCGGCAGGTCAGCCACGACCCGGCAGGCGACACCACCAAGGACGTGACCACCACCCAGACGTTCAACGCCCCCGGCACCGTCAACACCCCGACCACCGCCCCCACCACGGGCGGCGGCACGGGTGGCCCGCACGCCCTGCTCACGTCGACCGCCAAGACGGCGACGACCACCAACAACGACAACTTCCAGTACGACGCGGTCGGCAACACCACGTCCTTCCGCGCCGGCAAGGCGGGCACCAGCAGCCTGACCTGGAACACCGAGGGCAAGCTCGCCTCGCTCACCACCGCCACCCAGATCAAGGGCATCGGCGGCAAGTGCATGGACATGCAGGGCGGCAGCACCACCAACGGCAACCCGGTGCAGATCTACACCTGCAACAGCGGCGCGGGGCAGCGGTTCGCCACCGCCCGGGACCGGCTCTCCACCGCCGACAAGTGCCTGCAGGCCATGGGCACCGCGGCCGGCTCGCCGGTCCAGATCCAGCCCTGTGACGGCACCGCCGCCCAGACCTGGACGGCGCGTCCCGACACCACCTTCTACAACCCCGCCTCGGGCCGCTGCCTCGCCGTCCCCGGCGACGTCACCACCGACGGCACCGACCTCGTCCTCGGCGACTGCGCCACCACGGTGCCCACCGGACAGAAGTGGACCGTCCCCGACACCACCACGACCTACGTCTACGACGCGGACGGCAACCAGCTGGTCCGCCGCAACCCGGGCAAGACCACGATCAGCCTCGGCACCGACGAGCTGACCGTGGACACCGCCTCGGCCAACAAGACGCAGACCGGCACCCGCTACTACCCGATCCCCGGCGGCATGACCATCGTCCGCACGGGCGCGGGCACCGCCACCGGAGCGTTCGTCGTCCAGACCGCCGACCACCACGGCACCAACGGCCTCAGCATCGACCTGTCCACGTTGACCGCCACCCGGCGCCCCACCGACCCCTTCGGCAACGCGCGCGGCACCCAGCCGTCGGCGTGGGCCGGCGACAAGGGCTTCGTCGGCGGCACCAAGGACACGGCGACGGGCCTGACCAACCTCGGCGCCCGCCAGTACCAGCCCGGCACGGGCCGCTTCATCAGCACGGACCCGCTGCTGAACAGCGGCGACCCGCAGAGCTGGAACGGCTACGCGTACGCGGACAACAACCCCGTCACCAACTCCGACCCGGACGGCCGGATGTGCCTGCACGGTTCGCCGGGCGGCGGAAAGGACGGGATCTGCGCGGGAGTGAAGACCACCAAGGACCATTTCGGGGACACCGATGGTGTCATCGGCGACGGCTCCAACAACTGCACCCAGGCGTACTGCATGGACCACGCGCTGCGGATGGAGGACGAAGCCGACGAGAACGGGGCGTGGAACGTCGCTCCGAACCAGCCCCTGTTCGGACACTCGGGCCATATGTCACCGGCCAAGAAGGCCTACAACCAGGCCCGCAAGGCCGAGCGTGTGGCCAAGGAGCACGCCGCCGCACGTCTGCTGGGCGCGGCACGCTGGAAGATCGCAGAGGACTACATGTACGAGGAGATCATGCGGAACCTGCGGTCCAGCACCTTCCAGACGATCTCCGACGGCCTCTCCGTGGGCGACGACCCGGTCACGAGTGCCGGCGCGGAGGCCGTCGCCACCTTCCTCTGGTTCAAGAAGGTGAGGGCGGGGGCCGACTGGGACCACAAGCCCAAGCTCGCGGCGATGATGGGCCTGAGCACCTCGTCGGACTACAACTTCATGATCCCCGGAACCGGCGACGAGATGTACTACGACATCTGGTCGAACGTGCACTACGGCTTCGTGGGCATGGCGGCAGGCTTCGGTGAGGGCCGCCTGGAGGACGGCCCCCAAGCGCCGTTCCCCGGCATGGAGATCTTCACCGGAGACACCGACGCCGGTGACATCGCCAGCGTCCGCGGCGGCATCGACATGTTCAAGAGGTACGGCTCCAACATGACCCGGGAGCAGTTCCACCAGGGCGTCATGGACACCGTCGCCGCAATGAAGGAGGCGAACGCCCCGCAGTTCCACCGCGGCAACGGCTGA
- a CDS encoding undecaprenyl-diphosphate phosphatase, translating to MSWFESFILGLVQGLTEFLPISSSAHLRLTAAFAGWEDPGAAFTAITQIGTEAAVLIYFRKDIARIVSAWFRSLTNKAMRSDHDAQMGWLVIVGSIPIGVLGVTLKDQIEGPFRDLRITATTLIVMGVVLGIADRLAARDEIGGRHRAMRERKTLKDLGVKDGLIYGVCQAMALIPGVSRSGATISGGLFMGYTREAAARYSFLLAIPAVLASGVFELKDAGESGHVSWGPTIFATIIAFVVGYAVIAWFMKFITTKSFMPFVIYRILLGILLIVLVSAGVLSPHAGESAG from the coding sequence ATGAGTTGGTTCGAATCGTTCATCCTGGGACTCGTCCAGGGGCTGACGGAGTTCCTTCCCATCTCCTCCAGCGCGCACCTCCGCCTCACGGCGGCGTTCGCCGGCTGGGAGGACCCGGGGGCGGCCTTCACCGCGATCACCCAGATCGGCACGGAGGCGGCGGTCCTGATCTACTTCCGCAAGGACATCGCCCGGATCGTCTCGGCCTGGTTCCGCTCCCTCACGAACAAGGCGATGCGCTCCGACCACGACGCCCAGATGGGCTGGCTGGTGATCGTCGGCTCGATCCCGATCGGCGTCCTCGGCGTCACGCTCAAGGACCAGATCGAGGGCCCCTTCCGCGACCTGCGGATCACGGCGACCACCCTCATCGTGATGGGCGTCGTCCTCGGCATCGCCGACCGGCTCGCCGCCCGGGACGAGATCGGCGGCCGGCACCGCGCGATGCGCGAGCGCAAGACGCTCAAGGACCTGGGTGTGAAGGACGGCCTGATCTACGGCGTCTGCCAGGCGATGGCCCTGATCCCGGGCGTCTCCCGTTCGGGCGCGACGATCTCCGGCGGTCTGTTCATGGGCTACACCCGCGAGGCGGCGGCCCGGTACTCCTTCCTGCTCGCCATCCCGGCGGTGCTCGCCTCGGGCGTGTTCGAGCTGAAGGACGCGGGCGAGAGCGGCCACGTCTCCTGGGGTCCGACGATCTTCGCCACGATCATCGCCTTCGTCGTCGGCTACGCGGTGATCGCGTGGTTCATGAAGTTCATCACCACGAAGTCCTTCATGCCCTTCGTGATCTACCGCATCCTGCTCGGCATCCTGCTGATCGTGCTGGTATCGGCGGGCGTGCTGAGCCCGCACGCGGGCGAGTCCGCGGGCTGA
- a CDS encoding TVP38/TMEM64 family protein, with amino-acid sequence MLAPVPRPPGSLAVRCSRALLSPRSRLSLLALLLLTAASLVVLYEPQRMLASGWPPHTSGAGAVLLFGLAYGVCAAAFVPRPVLNLAAGALFGAAAGLTGALAGTVLGAGIAFALGRFLGQDALRPLVRGRWLTAADGQLSRHGFRSMLAIRLFPGVPFAAANYCAAVSRMRYVPFLVATALGSLPNTAAYVVAGAQAGSPGSPAFLFSAGFIALSGLGAAVVAWRKRHGLRAAAGGAAAGEPDPVRETALR; translated from the coding sequence ATGCTCGCTCCCGTCCCCCGGCCGCCGGGCTCCCTCGCCGTCCGCTGTTCCCGGGCCCTGCTCTCCCCCCGCTCGCGACTGTCGCTGCTCGCGCTCCTGCTGCTCACGGCCGCCTCCCTCGTGGTCCTCTACGAGCCGCAGCGGATGCTCGCCTCGGGCTGGCCGCCGCACACGAGCGGTGCCGGGGCGGTGCTGCTCTTCGGTCTCGCGTACGGGGTGTGCGCGGCGGCGTTCGTACCGCGTCCGGTGCTCAACCTGGCGGCGGGCGCGCTCTTCGGTGCCGCGGCCGGTCTGACGGGGGCGCTCGCGGGGACGGTGCTCGGCGCGGGGATCGCGTTCGCGCTCGGCCGGTTCCTGGGTCAGGACGCGCTGCGGCCGCTGGTGCGGGGCCGCTGGCTGACGGCGGCGGACGGGCAGCTGAGCCGGCACGGGTTCCGTTCGATGCTGGCGATCCGGCTGTTCCCCGGGGTGCCGTTCGCGGCGGCCAACTACTGCGCGGCCGTCTCGCGGATGCGGTACGTCCCCTTCCTGGTCGCGACGGCGCTCGGCTCCCTGCCGAACACGGCGGCGTACGTGGTGGCGGGCGCCCAGGCGGGTTCGCCGGGCTCGCCGGCGTTCCTCTTCTCGGCGGGGTTCATCGCCCTGTCGGGCCTCGGCGCCGCGGTGGTGGCCTGGCGCAAGCGGCACGGCCTGCGGGCCGCCGCCGGCGGGGCTGCGGCCGGGGAGCCCGATCCGGTGCGGGAGACGGCGCTCCGGTAG
- a CDS encoding DNA alkylation repair protein, producing the protein MTDTAPPPASALADTVLERLTAVYPAAGNPFRAQEMVAYMKGAAPFLGIRTPERRALSRTVLDGTPRPDETDCAAIALRCFALPEREYHYFAVDYLRRYVKRCSSGFLPVARRLVTTVSWWDTVDHLAAHVVGGLVAADPALATEMDAWIDDEDLWVVRTALLHQLRFKDATDADRLFAHCLRRSAHPDFFVRKAIGWSLREYGRTAPAEVRAFVTAHGSRLPPLSVREALKNL; encoded by the coding sequence ATGACCGACACCGCGCCGCCGCCCGCCAGCGCCCTCGCCGACACCGTCCTGGAGCGGCTCACCGCCGTCTACCCCGCCGCGGGGAACCCCTTCCGGGCCCAGGAGATGGTCGCGTACATGAAGGGCGCGGCCCCCTTCCTCGGCATCCGCACGCCCGAGCGCCGCGCCCTGTCCCGCACGGTCCTCGACGGCACCCCGCGCCCCGACGAGACCGACTGCGCCGCGATCGCCCTGCGCTGCTTCGCCCTCCCGGAGCGCGAGTACCACTACTTCGCCGTCGACTACCTGCGCCGGTACGTGAAGCGCTGCTCCTCGGGCTTCCTGCCGGTCGCCCGCCGGCTCGTCACCACCGTCTCCTGGTGGGACACGGTCGACCACCTCGCCGCCCATGTCGTCGGCGGCCTGGTCGCGGCCGATCCCGCCCTGGCCACCGAGATGGACGCGTGGATCGACGACGAGGACCTGTGGGTCGTCCGCACCGCCCTCCTCCACCAGCTGCGCTTCAAGGACGCCACCGACGCGGACCGGCTCTTCGCCCACTGCCTGCGCCGCTCGGCCCACCCCGACTTCTTCGTCCGCAAGGCCATCGGCTGGAGCCTGCGCGAGTACGGCAGGACGGCTCCCGCCGAGGTCCGCGCCTTCGTCACC